From a region of the Enterobacter cancerogenus genome:
- the rpsA gene encoding 30S ribosomal protein S1, whose protein sequence is MTESFAQLFEESLKTIETRPGSIVRGVVVAIDKDVVLVDAGLKSESAIPAEQFKNAQGELEIQVGDEVDVALDAVEDGFGETLLSREKAKRHEAWITLEKAYEEAETVVGVINGKVKGGFTVELNGIRAFLPGSLVDVRPVRDTLHLEGKELEFKVIKLDQKRNNVVVSRRAVIESENSAERDQLLENLQEGMEVKGIVKNLTDYGAFVDLGGVDGLLHITDMAWKRVKHPSEIVNVGDEITVKVLKFDRERTRVSLGLKQLGEDPWVAIAKRYPEGTKLTGRVTNLTDYGCFVEIEEGVEGLVHVSEMDWTNKNIHPSKVVNVGDVVEVMVLDIDEERRRISLGLKQCKNNPWQQFAETHNKGDRVEGKIKSITDFGIFIGLDGGIDGLVHLSDISWNVAGEEAVREFKKGDEIAAVVLQVDAERERISLGVKQLAEDPFNNWVALNKKGAIVNGKVTAVDAKGATVELADGVEGYLRASEASRDRVEDATLVLSVGDDVEAKFTGVDRKNRAISLSVRAKDEADEKDAIATVNKQEDANFSNNAMAEAFKAAKGE, encoded by the coding sequence ATGACTGAATCTTTTGCTCAACTATTTGAAGAATCCTTAAAAACAATCGAAACCCGTCCGGGTTCCATCGTTCGCGGTGTTGTTGTTGCTATCGACAAAGACGTAGTACTGGTTGACGCCGGTCTGAAATCTGAGTCCGCCATTCCGGCTGAGCAGTTCAAAAACGCCCAGGGCGAGCTGGAAATCCAGGTCGGTGACGAAGTTGATGTTGCACTGGACGCAGTAGAAGACGGCTTCGGCGAAACCCTGCTGTCTCGTGAGAAAGCTAAACGTCACGAAGCATGGATCACGCTGGAGAAAGCTTACGAAGAAGCTGAAACTGTGGTCGGTGTTATCAACGGCAAAGTTAAAGGTGGCTTCACTGTTGAGCTGAATGGTATTCGTGCGTTCCTGCCAGGTTCACTGGTAGACGTTCGTCCAGTCCGTGACACCCTGCACCTCGAAGGCAAAGAGCTTGAGTTCAAAGTAATCAAGCTGGACCAGAAGCGTAACAACGTTGTTGTATCCCGTCGTGCCGTTATCGAATCCGAAAACAGCGCAGAACGCGATCAGCTGCTGGAAAACCTGCAGGAAGGCATGGAAGTCAAAGGTATCGTTAAGAACCTCACTGACTACGGCGCATTCGTTGACCTGGGCGGCGTTGATGGCCTGCTGCACATCACCGACATGGCGTGGAAACGCGTTAAGCACCCAAGCGAAATCGTGAACGTGGGCGACGAAATCACTGTTAAAGTGCTGAAGTTCGACCGCGAGCGTACTCGTGTATCCCTCGGCCTGAAACAGCTGGGCGAAGATCCATGGGTAGCTATCGCTAAGCGTTACCCAGAAGGTACTAAACTGACTGGTCGCGTTACCAACCTGACTGACTACGGCTGCTTCGTTGAAATCGAAGAAGGCGTTGAAGGTCTGGTGCACGTTTCCGAAATGGACTGGACCAACAAAAACATCCACCCATCCAAAGTTGTTAACGTTGGTGATGTAGTGGAAGTGATGGTTCTGGATATCGACGAAGAACGTCGTCGTATCTCCCTGGGCCTGAAACAGTGCAAAAACAACCCATGGCAGCAGTTCGCGGAAACCCACAACAAGGGCGACCGTGTTGAAGGTAAAATCAAGTCTATCACTGACTTCGGTATCTTCATCGGCCTGGACGGCGGCATCGATGGCCTGGTTCACCTGTCTGACATCTCCTGGAACGTTGCAGGCGAAGAAGCAGTACGTGAATTCAAGAAAGGCGACGAAATCGCTGCAGTTGTTCTGCAGGTTGACGCAGAACGTGAGCGTATCTCCCTGGGCGTTAAACAGCTCGCAGAAGATCCGTTCAACAACTGGGTTGCACTGAACAAGAAAGGCGCAATCGTAAACGGTAAAGTGACTGCAGTTGACGCTAAAGGCGCAACCGTAGAACTGGCTGACGGCGTTGAAGGTTACCTGCGCGCTTCCGAAGCTTCACGTGACCGCGTTGAAGATGCAACTCTGGTTCTGAGCGTTGGTGACGACGTTGAAGCTAAGTTCACCGGTGTTGACCGTAAGAACCGTGCAATCAGCCTGTCTGTTCGTGCGAAAGACGAAGCTGATGAGAAAGATGCAATCGCAACTGTTAACAAACAGGAAGATGCAAACTTCTCTAACAACGCAATGGCTGAAGCTTTCAAAGCAGCTAAAGGCGAGTAA
- the ihfB gene encoding integration host factor subunit beta, whose protein sequence is MTKSELIERLASQQPHIPAKAVEDAVKEMLEHMATTLAQGERIEIRGFGSFSLHYRAPRTGRNPKTGDKVELEGKYVPHFKPGKELRDRANIYGN, encoded by the coding sequence ATGACCAAGTCAGAATTGATTGAAAGACTTGCCAGTCAGCAACCGCATATCCCTGCCAAGGCAGTGGAAGATGCCGTAAAAGAGATGCTGGAGCATATGGCCACCACTCTTGCCCAGGGCGAGCGCATTGAAATCCGCGGTTTCGGTAGTTTTTCTCTGCACTATCGTGCACCACGTACCGGGCGTAACCCGAAGACGGGCGATAAAGTTGAGCTGGAAGGCAAGTACGTTCCGCACTTTAAGCCGGGTAAAGAGCTGCGCGATCGCGCCAATATTTACGGTAACTGA
- the aroA gene encoding 3-phosphoshikimate 1-carboxyvinyltransferase — translation MESLTLQPIARVDGTINLPGSKSVSNRALLLAALANGTTVLTNLLDSDDVRHMLNALKALGVHYTLSEDRTRCDVTGNGGALRSSEALELFLGNAGTAMRPLAAALCLGSGDVVLTGEPRMKERPIGHLVDALRQGGAQIDYLEQENYPPLRLRGGFTGGHVEVDGSVSSQFLTALLMTAPLAPQDTTIVIKGDLVSKPYIDITLHLMKTFGVEVDNQSYQRFVVRGAQQYQSPGHYLVEGDASSASYFLAAGAIKGGTVKVTGIGRNSVQGDIRFADVLEKMGAVVTWGEDFIACTHGELNAIDMDMNHIPDAAMTIATAALFAKGTTTLRNIYNWRVKETDRLFAMATELRKVGATVEEGEDYIRVTPPKTLQFAEIGTYNDHRMAMCFSLVALSDTPVTILDPKCTAKTFPDYFEQLARISTLA, via the coding sequence GGCAAACGGCACCACCGTCCTCACGAATCTGCTGGACAGCGATGACGTGCGCCATATGCTCAATGCGCTGAAAGCGTTGGGAGTTCACTACACGCTCTCCGAAGACCGTACCCGCTGTGACGTCACCGGCAACGGCGGCGCGTTACGCTCGTCTGAGGCGCTGGAACTGTTTCTCGGCAACGCCGGGACGGCAATGCGCCCGCTGGCGGCGGCGTTGTGTCTCGGCAGTGGCGACGTTGTGCTGACCGGCGAGCCGCGCATGAAAGAGCGTCCGATTGGTCATCTGGTGGATGCCCTGCGTCAGGGCGGCGCGCAGATTGACTATCTGGAGCAGGAAAATTATCCGCCGCTGCGTCTGCGCGGAGGTTTTACCGGCGGTCATGTTGAGGTTGACGGCAGCGTGTCAAGCCAGTTCCTGACGGCACTGCTGATGACCGCGCCGCTGGCACCGCAGGACACGACGATTGTCATCAAAGGCGACCTGGTCTCTAAGCCCTACATCGATATTACGCTGCACCTGATGAAGACCTTCGGTGTTGAGGTCGACAACCAGTCGTATCAGCGTTTCGTGGTGCGCGGTGCGCAGCAGTATCAGTCGCCGGGCCACTATCTCGTTGAAGGGGACGCCTCGTCAGCCTCCTATTTCCTGGCGGCGGGCGCGATTAAAGGCGGCACCGTAAAAGTCACCGGTATTGGTCGCAACAGCGTGCAGGGCGATATTCGTTTTGCTGACGTGCTGGAGAAAATGGGCGCGGTTGTGACCTGGGGAGAGGATTTTATCGCCTGCACCCACGGTGAACTGAACGCCATTGATATGGACATGAACCACATTCCGGATGCGGCGATGACCATTGCGACGGCGGCGCTGTTCGCCAAAGGTACCACGACGTTACGTAACATCTACAACTGGCGCGTGAAAGAGACTGACCGCCTGTTTGCGATGGCGACCGAGCTGCGTAAAGTGGGCGCAACGGTTGAAGAGGGTGAAGATTACATTCGCGTCACACCGCCAAAAACGCTGCAATTCGCCGAGATTGGGACTTACAACGATCACCGCATGGCGATGTGCTTCTCGCTGGTGGCGCTGTCCGATACGCCGGTCACCATCCTCGATCCGAAATGCACGGCAAAAACCTTCCCGGACTATTTCGAACAGCTGGCCCGCATAAGCACGCTGGCCTGA
- the cmk gene encoding (d)CMP kinase has product MTAVAPVITIDGPSGAGKGTLCKAMAEALQWHLLDSGAIYRVLALAALHHHVDVASEEALVPLAAHLDVRFVSTNGNLEVILEGEDVSGEIRTQDVANAASQVAAFPRVREALLRRQRGFREAPGLIADGRDMGTVVFPDAPVKIFLDASSEERAQRRMLQLQEKGFSVNFERLLSEIKERDDRDRNRAVAPLVPAEDALVLDSTSLTIEQVIEKALQYARQKLALA; this is encoded by the coding sequence ATGACGGCAGTTGCCCCGGTAATCACCATTGATGGGCCAAGTGGCGCAGGGAAAGGGACCTTGTGCAAAGCGATGGCAGAAGCCTTGCAATGGCATCTTTTAGATTCGGGAGCAATCTATCGCGTGCTGGCTCTGGCTGCACTGCATCACCATGTAGATGTTGCCTCAGAAGAGGCCCTGGTTCCCCTGGCCGCGCATCTGGATGTCCGTTTTGTCTCAACCAACGGCAATCTTGAAGTGATCCTTGAAGGGGAAGACGTCAGCGGTGAAATCCGCACCCAGGACGTCGCGAATGCGGCCTCTCAGGTCGCCGCGTTCCCACGCGTACGCGAAGCACTGCTGCGTCGCCAGCGAGGTTTCCGTGAGGCCCCTGGGCTGATTGCTGACGGACGTGACATGGGAACGGTGGTTTTCCCTGATGCACCGGTGAAGATTTTCCTTGATGCCTCTTCGGAAGAACGTGCTCAACGCCGCATGCTTCAGTTGCAGGAAAAGGGGTTTAGTGTTAACTTTGAACGCCTTTTATCCGAGATAAAAGAGCGCGATGACCGCGATCGTAACCGCGCCGTCGCCCCACTTGTTCCCGCAGAAGATGCATTAGTTCTGGATTCCACCAGTTTAACTATTGAGCAAGTGATTGAAAAAGCGCTACAATATGCGCGCCAAAAACTGGCACTCGCGTAA
- a CDS encoding ComEC family protein produces MGISVISVCAILAIIPLYWLPVLPGLHSVWVLIAAGVALGVQKKNALKLTGAGLLFFCWGILAAQESVWPMAHLTAGPQQAEVMITATDGATMHQGKIVTLNGKRWWASTGITLYGNYLPQPVCVGQRWAMTFRLRAVHGELNDGGYDTQQSAIARHQTLSGRFTQATIVDAHCSLRATYLTSLQNRLTSYVWGPVMLGLGMGERLNVTREIKDLMRETGTLHLMAISGLHIALAASLAWLLARGLQFLLPVHLICWQVPVLAGLLFAVFYSWLTGMQPPALRTAVSLAVLAALRISGRQWSSWQVWLSCVAMFLILDPLAVLSQSFALSAFAVAALIFWFQWLPLPDWRWSRRLRPIVNLVHLQAGMLVLLLPLQVLIFHGVSLSSLVANLFAVPLVTFVSVPLILLGMALHLLPLTSLETIIWFAADKSLGVLFWLLMRLPDGWQGVDQRWQYLTLFPWFALIGWRFRAWRVVPAVCLATSVMLAFPLWRMDKNAGWTLHMLDVGQGLAMVVERHGKAILYDTGLAWPGGDSGQQLIIPWLRWHNLKPEGIVLSHEHLDHAGGLASLQKTWPQLWVRSPLGWAGHLPCFRGQRWQWQGLIFTVHWPPAGFVGKGNNRSCVVKIDDGEQSVLLTGDIEAASEQAMLSHRWRDLTSTLIQVPHHGSNTSSFAPMVQRVEGKIALASAARYNAWHFPSAKVVRRYRKEGYAWFDTPHSGQISVTFSLHGTQIRRLRDGCLTRWYHQWFGVRVDNG; encoded by the coding sequence GTGGGAATATCCGTCATCAGCGTCTGCGCCATACTGGCCATTATTCCATTGTATTGGTTACCCGTACTGCCAGGGCTTCATAGCGTCTGGGTGTTGATTGCGGCCGGGGTAGCACTTGGCGTTCAGAAAAAAAATGCACTGAAACTAACGGGGGCAGGATTACTCTTTTTTTGCTGGGGCATTCTCGCCGCGCAAGAAAGCGTCTGGCCTATGGCGCATTTAACCGCGGGGCCACAGCAGGCCGAGGTGATGATCACCGCCACCGATGGGGCAACGATGCATCAGGGAAAGATCGTTACCCTGAACGGAAAACGCTGGTGGGCCTCAACGGGTATCACGCTGTATGGAAACTATCTGCCGCAGCCCGTGTGCGTGGGACAGCGCTGGGCCATGACGTTTCGCCTGCGGGCGGTGCATGGTGAACTCAATGATGGAGGCTATGACACGCAGCAAAGCGCCATTGCCCGCCATCAAACGCTGAGCGGGCGGTTTACTCAGGCCACCATCGTCGACGCGCATTGCAGTTTACGCGCAACCTATCTGACATCACTGCAAAACAGGCTCACATCCTATGTATGGGGGCCGGTAATGTTGGGGTTGGGGATGGGAGAGCGGCTTAACGTCACGCGCGAAATAAAGGACCTGATGCGTGAGACAGGGACGCTGCATCTGATGGCGATATCAGGATTGCACATTGCGCTGGCGGCATCCCTCGCCTGGTTGCTCGCCCGGGGGCTTCAGTTTTTATTACCGGTGCACTTGATCTGCTGGCAGGTACCGGTGCTGGCGGGGCTGCTCTTCGCTGTGTTTTATTCGTGGCTTACCGGCATGCAGCCGCCCGCATTGCGAACGGCTGTTTCGCTTGCCGTGCTCGCCGCGCTGCGAATAAGTGGCCGCCAGTGGTCCTCCTGGCAGGTCTGGCTGAGCTGTGTCGCAATGTTTTTGATCCTCGACCCGCTGGCCGTGCTGTCACAAAGCTTTGCGCTGTCGGCTTTTGCCGTAGCCGCGTTAATTTTCTGGTTCCAGTGGCTGCCGTTGCCAGACTGGCGCTGGAGCCGTCGGTTACGCCCAATCGTGAATCTGGTTCACCTGCAGGCGGGAATGCTGGTGCTGCTTCTGCCGCTGCAGGTATTGATATTTCACGGCGTGAGTCTCTCCTCGCTGGTGGCAAACCTTTTTGCCGTGCCGCTGGTGACGTTTGTTTCGGTCCCGTTGATTCTGCTCGGCATGGCACTGCATTTACTTCCGCTGACCTCGCTGGAAACCATAATCTGGTTTGCCGCGGATAAATCCCTCGGTGTGCTCTTCTGGCTGTTAATGCGCTTGCCGGATGGCTGGCAGGGGGTCGATCAGCGCTGGCAATATCTCACCTTATTCCCCTGGTTTGCCCTGATTGGGTGGCGTTTCCGTGCATGGCGTGTTGTTCCTGCGGTGTGTCTGGCCACAAGCGTGATGCTGGCATTTCCACTCTGGCGCATGGATAAAAACGCGGGCTGGACCCTGCATATGCTGGATGTCGGACAGGGGCTGGCGATGGTGGTGGAACGCCACGGCAAAGCGATCCTGTACGATACAGGTCTCGCCTGGCCCGGGGGAGACAGCGGCCAGCAGCTCATCATTCCCTGGCTACGCTGGCATAACCTGAAACCAGAAGGGATTGTCCTCAGCCACGAGCACCTCGATCACGCTGGAGGGTTAGCATCTTTGCAGAAAACGTGGCCACAGCTGTGGGTCAGAAGCCCGTTGGGGTGGGCCGGACATCTTCCATGCTTTCGTGGGCAGCGGTGGCAGTGGCAGGGCTTAATCTTTACCGTGCACTGGCCTCCGGCGGGCTTTGTGGGGAAGGGCAATAATCGCTCCTGCGTTGTTAAAATTGATGATGGTGAGCAAAGCGTGCTTCTGACAGGGGATATTGAGGCAGCGTCTGAACAGGCGATGCTGAGCCATCGCTGGCGCGATCTTACGTCTACACTGATTCAGGTACCTCACCATGGCAGTAATACATCGTCATTTGCCCCCATGGTGCAGCGTGTTGAAGGCAAAATAGCGTTAGCTTCCGCGGCGCGTTATAACGCCTGGCATTTTCCTTCAGCGAAAGTGGTCAGGCGCTACAGGAAAGAGGGATATGCCTGGTTTGACACGCCGCATTCCGGGCAAATTTCGGTAACATTTTCGCTACACGGCACGCAAATCCGACGGTTACGGGATGGCTGTTTAACTCGTTGGTATCATCAGTGGTTTGGCGTGCGCGTAGATAACGGGTAG